GATCACGTGCCGGCGCTGGTGCGCGAGCTGGACCAGCGCATCGCCGCGCTCGCCGCCGCGCACGTCGTCAGCCTCGGCTACGAGATGGAGGACGGCGCGCCGTTGGGCGAGGTGCTCGAGGCGGTGCTGGCCCCCTACCCCGCCAGCCGCGCCGCACTGGAACTCGACGGGCCGAGCCAATGGCTGCCGCAGAGCCGGATCACACCCATGGGCCTCATCCTCAACGAATTGGCCACCAACGCGCTGAAGCACGGTGCCTGGTCCTCGCTGGAGGGGCGGGTGAGCGTGCGCTGGGAGCGCGTCCACGGTGACGGCGCCGAGCTGATTCGGCTGACGTGGGAGGAAATCTCGCCCTCGTTCCGCCCCAGCGGCACCGAAGCGACGCGCCGGGGCTTCGGCTCCGAGCTGATCGAGATGTCGACCGCCCAGATGGGGGCGGTCCTGTCACGCAGCGAGGGGCGGGCCGGCGTCCGGCTCACCCTCACCTTCGAGGCCGGCGTGCAGGTCGGCGCCGCAGCGCGTGCCCCCACCCTCCAACCGACGTCTGCCAGGAGCCACGTCCCATGATTGCAGAACCCTGCGAATCCACCCGCCTGCTGCGGCCGATGGCGACCCGACGCCAGCGCGTCCTATTGGTGGAGGACGAGGCTCTCATCGCACTGACGCTGAAAATGATGCTCGAGATCGACATGGGCCTCGACGTCGTCGGCCCGATCGCCCGGCTGGACGAGGCGATCGAGGCCGCGAGGACCGAACTCCTGGACCTCGCCCTGCTCGACGTCGCGATCATC
This portion of the Acuticoccus sp. I52.16.1 genome encodes:
- a CDS encoding response regulator, with the protein product MIAEPCESTRLLRPMATRRQRVLLVEDEALIALTLKMMLEIDMGLDVVGPIARLDEAIEAARTELLDLALLDVAIIGGDVFPVADILQARDVPIIFHTGHGLKEDLMDYYGCAEVFSKPSDDAALRHAMTRMISGPAAGTG